The following coding sequences are from one Nitrospira sp. window:
- a CDS encoding 3'(2'),5'-bisphosphate nucleotidase CysQ → MIWNNELDVLSMAIRKAGVEALRFAVDGFETIQKPDQSPVTSADLAVNEVLLSHLMSAFPEDGWLSEESPDRLDRLQKRRVWVVDPIDGTKAFISGEPEYCISVGLIEQGRPIVAAIFNPSTDELFTATRGGGLRLNNKPVAPPASWNGRHPEIALNQWEQQIGRFTSLEPSVNKRPIRSIAWVLALAATGRIEGVVTWEPENEWDVAAGTLLITEAGGTISDGLGQELLFNRREPRYRGIIATGPHCPEALARQLRGLTCGTHNGLA, encoded by the coding sequence ATGATATGGAACAATGAACTAGATGTTCTCAGCATGGCGATTCGGAAGGCTGGAGTAGAAGCCTTACGGTTCGCCGTCGATGGCTTTGAGACGATTCAGAAGCCGGACCAATCCCCAGTGACCTCGGCGGACCTGGCCGTGAATGAGGTCCTTCTCTCCCACTTGATGTCGGCGTTTCCTGAGGATGGATGGCTCTCTGAAGAATCACCCGATCGTCTGGACCGACTTCAGAAACGACGAGTCTGGGTGGTTGATCCAATAGACGGGACGAAGGCGTTCATCAGTGGTGAACCGGAATATTGCATTTCCGTGGGCCTCATTGAACAGGGTCGACCGATCGTGGCAGCCATCTTCAACCCTTCCACAGACGAATTATTCACTGCAACTCGAGGTGGAGGTCTGCGCCTCAATAATAAACCGGTTGCTCCACCAGCTTCGTGGAACGGTCGACATCCAGAGATTGCTCTGAATCAATGGGAACAACAGATCGGCCGCTTCACCTCCCTGGAGCCATCGGTCAATAAGCGGCCTATCCGCTCAATCGCTTGGGTACTCGCACTCGCCGCAACTGGCCGTATCGAGGGAGTCGTCACGTGGGAACCAGAAAATGAATGGGATGTGGCCGCAGGGACGCTCCTCATCACGGAGGCAGGGGGAACCATCTCCGATGGCCTTGGACAGGAACTACTCTTTAACCGACGCGAGCCTCGCTATCGCGGCATCATCGCCACAGGCCCACACTGTCCCGAGGCGCTCGCGCGACAGCTCAGAGGC